In the Ferribacterium limneticum genome, TTTCTCGCCAAGGCGGGCTATCCCTGCTACGCCCTGTCGCTGCGCGGCCACGGGGGCAGTGCGGGCAGGGAGCACATGGATTCACATTCGGTGGCCGATTACGTCGATGACGTCAAAACTGTCGTCGACTGGCTGGGTGAGCCACCTGTCCTGATCGGCCATTCAATGGGCGGTTTCGTCGTCCAGAAATACCTGGAACACCGCCAGGCCGCGGCTGTTGCGTTGGTTTGTTCGGTCCCGCCGCAAGGTTTGATTGCCTCGCAATTCCATCTGATGTTCAACAAGCCGCAGCTGTTCCAGGAAATCAATCAGATCATGGACGGCAAATACACCGACACCGGCACGCTGCGTGAAACGCTGTTTGCCGGCGAAGTCGACGAAGCGATGCTTGCCGCCTGGCTGAGCCGGATGCAACCGGAATCGCATCGCGCCCTGTGGGACATGTCGATGTTCAGCCTGCCCAACCTCTACGCCATGCACAAGCCGCCGATGCTGATCCTCGGCGCCGAAGATGACGTCCTGGTACCCGCCTTCCTGGTCCAGACCACGGCCAACACCTATGGCCAGCATGCCCACATTTTCCGCAACATGGGCCATGCCGTCACCCACGAAAAGGAATGGCCGCTCGTGGCGGCCACCTTGCGGGACTGGCTGGAAGAACTCAGGCCTTGACGTCGATGCTGTTGCCGAGATTTGGCGGATTGCTCGCCACCTGCGGCACTGCCTGCAACAACTGCAGGGCGTTCTGCGCCTGAATATCCATCGCCTTCTTGAGTACCAGCGTACCAACAGCATCACCAGTCTTTGCCTGCGACAGGGCCGTCGTCAAACTGCTTACAGAAGCAATATCCATCTTGCGCTCGCTTTAAATAGGACACATTATTAACGAAGTGTAGTCGACCTATTTGATAAATCAATGAGTAATTCCAAAAACGCCGGTCCACTGTCCGCCATTGCCGAAGCGATCCGTGCCAAACGCGAACGCAAATCCGGCACGGCACAGGATATTGAGGAACTGGAAGCCTCCCTGCTTGCCGATATCGAGAATTTTGATCTCGACGCAGCCGAGCGCCGTGCCAAGCGCGAATATCTGGCCAATTCCGGTGCCGGGATGGCTGACCCGACGCTGGTCTTCCCAGAAATCGCCCCCGGCAAGACGGCGACTTTCTCTCCCGAAAAACCGGCGCCAGTGGCACAAGATACCCCGGTCGCACCACCGGTGATCAACCCGGAAGCCGGCACCAGCCTGCTCGACCAGTTGCGCCAGCAGGCCGAAGTACGCCAGCGCGAAATTCACAGTGCCCTGGCGGAACGCACCTCAACCAACGAGGCCATCGACCAGGCGCTGAAGCATCTGTTTTTCTACCTGCACGAACTGGTCCAGCAACTCAATATCGTCAAACCCGGCATCCCGCGCGACTACCCGCTGATCGAGAAATATGTCCTGAACCGATTGGAGTGGCAGGAAGGCTTTGCCGATTACCGGACGCAAAGCCAGAGCGCCGGGGCGCTGGTCGAACTGGTCACTTTTTCCTACCACCTGAAAGGCCCCGGTTCGCTGTGCATAGAGCGCGATGGTCCTTCGGTCGAACGATTCCGGACCACGCTGTTCGATTTCGGCCTGCCGTTTACCTGCAAGGAATTCAAGAATGAGCGCAGCTACGTCGAGCGCGCCGAGTTCGATATTCGCAGTGACGTCAGTGTCAGCGCCCGTTGGCGAGCCGATTTCAGCAAAGGAGTGATCCTGCTCGAAACACGCAATCTGGAACGACTGGGTAGCGCTGTGTTCACGGTGAATCCGCATTTTGTCGATCAGGCCCTGCTCGATGATTTCGGCCGCCTTGTCCTCGGCCAGCCCAACCGTTTCCGCGAGCTGGCCAAGCGCTGATCGTTACAGGCGCCAGCCCTGGTCGCCGCTGGCAAAACCGCACAAGTCGTTATCAATGCCACGACCGATGGCAATCACCTTGAACAGCTCGCCCATCTCATGGGGCATCAATAGCGTATTGACCGCCCCGGTTGCACGGATATAGGCCGGGGTGCCATTGGGAATGTCGGCCAGGCGATCCAGAATCCCGCAGTTGAGCAGAAACTGCCCCTGGTTCGTGTAGCCAAGCAAATCCAGCCCGGCCGCATGAGCCGCCGCAATCACCGCCGTGAAATCAACATGTACCGTAACGTCCTGCAGGCCCGGCAGGTAGAAGGGATCGGGATGGGCATGGTGGCGGTAATGGCACATCAGCGTGCCGCGACCGCGTTGCTGGTGATAGAACTCGCGACGGGGAAAACCGTAATCGATCAGTAACAGGGCGCCTTTTTCCAGGCGATGCCCCCATTCCGCGGCCCAGGCCCGGACGGCCAGACTGATTTCGCTCTCGAAGCCGGGGGGCAGACTGCATTGCGCGCCGATTTCCTCGGCTGCAGCGAGCAGGGCGCCCGTGGCCGGACGTTCGCTCCAAATGAAATGCCCGGCCGCGTCCATGGCCACACCACGATCGAAAATGCCATGCTCGCGCCAGGCGACAACATGCGCCGGCATTGCATCGAGCAACTCGTTGGCCACAACCACGCCCGAGAAAGCCTCGGGCAAACGATCCAGCCATTCGACCCGGCTCAGCAGATGCGGTGCGGCGTCGGCTATCGTCTGCTGCTGGCGCTGGCGCAGGTCGGCGGAGAGATCGAGAATGAAATAGCGTTCGGGTAACTGCTTCGAGTGCTCAAGCGCCAGCAAGAGGTCTGCAGCCAGACGCCCGGAGCCGGCCCCCACCTCCAATACCACCGGCGCCGACTCGCTCATCACCTGAGCCACCTGGCGAGCCAGCGCCTGTCCGAACAGGGGGGTCATTTCCGGCGAAGTGACGAAATCTCCCGCCGCCCCAAACTTGCGCGCCCCGGCGGTGTAATAACCAAGGCCAGGCGCGTAGAGCACCAACTCCATGAAGCGGGCAAACGATATCCAGCCGCCCGACGCAGCAATTTCGTCCACGATGGCCTGGTGCAAACGCTGGCTGTGGGCCAGGGCCTCCGGAGCGGGAATCGGCAGATTATTCATGGCAAGTTCAAAAAGTGTCAATTTTACGGCCAAGACAAGAATTTCGCCGCGCCCTATGCTATTTTTCCACATTGGCTCAAAGGAGGAGATCGAACTTGCGCATCAAACAAATAACGAGCCGCAAGCCGGCCGGCCTGCCCGCCGCAGCCATTGCGCTACAAGGATTTGAGGCTGATTTGCTGCTGGTCTTTGGCAGCATCGATCATTTTTCCACGCCCGGCTTGAGCCAGTCCCTGCAAGAAATTTCGCCTCGTGCCATGCTTCTCGGCTGTTCGACCGCCGGAGAAATAACCCCCGATGGCGTCGATGATGGGACCTGCACCGTCACGGCAATCGATTTCGAGCGCGGCCGACTGACTCAAGGCAGCACCAGCCTTAAAGGCATGGACGATTCATTTGCGGCCGGTGAGCGGGTGGGGCGACAAATTGCCGCCACCGATCTCAAGGCCGTGCTCGTCTTCGGCCCCGGCGTCAAAATCAACGGTAGCGCCCTGGTCAACGGTATCGCCAGCGCCATCGGCAGCGGCATCCCGATTACCGGCGGCCTCGCCGGCGATGGCGGCGCCTTCAAGGAAACTTTCACGCTCGGCCCGGATGGGATCGCCGGCGACAAGGTAGTGGCGATTGGCCTTTGCGGCGACAACCTTCGCTTCGGCCATGGCTCTTTTGGCGGCTGGGAGCCTTTTGGCCCGGCCCGCAAGGTGACACGCTGCGAAGGCAACGTCCTGCATGAACTGGACGGCGAGCCGGCTCTTGAAATCTACAAACGCTATCTGGGCGATCACGCCCGGAACCTGCCCGCCTCCGGACTGCTTTTCCCGTTTGCCATGCTGGGCGAGGATCACAACGCCATCGGCCTGATCCGGACCATTCTCGGCATCGACGA is a window encoding:
- a CDS encoding FIST signal transduction protein, with protein sequence MRIKQITSRKPAGLPAAAIALQGFEADLLLVFGSIDHFSTPGLSQSLQEISPRAMLLGCSTAGEITPDGVDDGTCTVTAIDFERGRLTQGSTSLKGMDDSFAAGERVGRQIAATDLKAVLVFGPGVKINGSALVNGIASAIGSGIPITGGLAGDGGAFKETFTLGPDGIAGDKVVAIGLCGDNLRFGHGSFGGWEPFGPARKVTRCEGNVLHELDGEPALEIYKRYLGDHARNLPASGLLFPFAMLGEDHNAIGLIRTILGIDEQTGSLILAGEIDPDGYLRLMHASTEKLVNGAEAAAEAAAAMLQSNGDTLAILVSCVGRKLVMGNRVDEEVEAVGDVFGDKAVLTGFYSYGEISPFTPGASCKLHNQTMTITCLGED
- a CDS encoding alpha/beta hydrolase; its protein translation is MLKTQIVEGLEVFSCLPARQSTKPALLFVHGAFAGGWMWTETFMPFLAKAGYPCYALSLRGHGGSAGREHMDSHSVADYVDDVKTVVDWLGEPPVLIGHSMGGFVVQKYLEHRQAAAVALVCSVPPQGLIASQFHLMFNKPQLFQEINQIMDGKYTDTGTLRETLFAGEVDEAMLAAWLSRMQPESHRALWDMSMFSLPNLYAMHKPPMLILGAEDDVLVPAFLVQTTANTYGQHAHIFRNMGHAVTHEKEWPLVAATLRDWLEELRP
- a CDS encoding class I SAM-dependent methyltransferase — encoded protein: MNNLPIPAPEALAHSQRLHQAIVDEIAASGGWISFARFMELVLYAPGLGYYTAGARKFGAAGDFVTSPEMTPLFGQALARQVAQVMSESAPVVLEVGAGSGRLAADLLLALEHSKQLPERYFILDLSADLRQRQQQTIADAAPHLLSRVEWLDRLPEAFSGVVVANELLDAMPAHVVAWREHGIFDRGVAMDAAGHFIWSERPATGALLAAAEEIGAQCSLPPGFESEISLAVRAWAAEWGHRLEKGALLLIDYGFPRREFYHQQRGRGTLMCHYRHHAHPDPFYLPGLQDVTVHVDFTAVIAAAHAAGLDLLGYTNQGQFLLNCGILDRLADIPNGTPAYIRATGAVNTLLMPHEMGELFKVIAIGRGIDNDLCGFASGDQGWRL
- a CDS encoding YjfB family protein, which codes for MDIASVSSLTTALSQAKTGDAVGTLVLKKAMDIQAQNALQLLQAVPQVASNPPNLGNSIDVKA